One window of Hyphomicrobiales bacterium genomic DNA carries:
- a CDS encoding helix-turn-helix domain-containing protein — protein sequence MRPTGAEIPKVSEIEDETINALVGRAIRGFREERSLTIRRLSEVSRVSPGMISRIEGGRVSPSLSTLKALADALGMPLANLFQHTAGIADISYVKAGGGLPSRRYHADHEHDFRLLGHHRDDAVQFEPAIVTIERRDGDRHPFYLSRGFVFIYVLEGEAVYGYGDDRFEVGRGDSVSFDASVRHGFVELLTPSLTFLSVFAKRN from the coding sequence ATGCGGCCGACAGGGGCGGAAATCCCGAAGGTGTCGGAAATCGAGGACGAAACCATCAACGCGCTCGTCGGGCGTGCGATCCGCGGCTTCCGCGAGGAGCGATCGCTGACGATCCGTCGCTTGTCGGAGGTCTCGCGCGTTTCACCGGGCATGATCTCGCGGATCGAGGGCGGGCGCGTTTCACCATCGCTCTCGACCCTCAAGGCGCTCGCTGACGCCCTCGGCATGCCGCTCGCCAACCTCTTCCAGCATACCGCCGGCATCGCGGACATCTCGTACGTCAAGGCGGGGGGAGGGCTGCCCTCGCGGCGCTACCACGCCGACCACGAGCACGATTTCAGGCTTCTCGGTCATCACCGCGACGATGCCGTGCAATTCGAGCCTGCAATCGTGACGATCGAGCGCCGGGACGGGGACCGGCACCCCTTCTATCTCAGTCGGGGCTTCGTCTTCATCTACGTTCTGGAAGGCGAAGCCGTCTATGGCTACGGCGACGACAGGTTCGAGGTCGGGCGCGGCGACAGCGTCAGTTTCGATGCCTCCGTCCGGCACGGGTTCGTCGAACTGCTGACCCCGTCGCTGACGTTCCTCAGCGTTTTTGCCAAGCGGAACTAG
- a CDS encoding M24 family metallopeptidase gives MGVSGAVVASGKEATFPKSEFDARMARAREGLAARGIDVMIITGPENIYYLTGQQTPGYYTYQALLLPVDGEPVFIVRQLELNNLVANSHLTNIRPYLDNADPVAETVNAIDALGWRGRRLAIDERGWFLPIAIYKALVASCGELGNGAGVVERLRAVKSPAEIGKIETAARYTDAGMSAGLAAVRVGASENDVVAAMMGAAIAAGSEYVGMEPLMSSGERSGVPHGTWRRRIIGPGDPVFLELAACHDRYHATLMRSAWIGRPDDVALRMMDCCIEALDAALAALRPGKTCAEVHEACQGVIDRYGYTENFKKRTGYSIGISFAPDWGEGNVLSLYSGIDVPIEKGMVFHLPPALRIYGKFTVGVSATAVVEDEGCRELSGLSRDMLIV, from the coding sequence ATGGGAGTATCCGGCGCCGTCGTCGCCTCCGGTAAGGAGGCGACCTTTCCGAAGTCGGAATTCGACGCGCGTATGGCCCGCGCCAGAGAGGGCCTCGCGGCGCGCGGCATCGATGTGATGATCATTACGGGCCCGGAGAACATATACTACCTCACGGGTCAGCAGACGCCCGGCTACTACACCTACCAGGCGCTGCTGCTTCCGGTCGACGGGGAGCCCGTGTTCATCGTTCGCCAGCTCGAGTTGAACAATCTCGTCGCCAACTCCCATTTGACGAATATTCGCCCCTACCTCGACAACGCCGATCCGGTGGCCGAGACCGTCAATGCCATCGATGCACTCGGCTGGCGCGGCCGGCGCCTTGCCATCGACGAGCGCGGCTGGTTCCTTCCTATAGCGATCTACAAGGCGCTTGTCGCCAGCTGCGGGGAGCTTGGCAACGGAGCCGGCGTTGTCGAGCGCCTGCGCGCGGTGAAGTCGCCCGCCGAGATCGGCAAGATCGAGACGGCGGCGCGTTATACGGATGCCGGCATGAGCGCGGGCCTTGCGGCGGTGCGTGTCGGCGCGAGCGAAAACGATGTCGTTGCCGCCATGATGGGCGCCGCCATCGCGGCCGGGAGCGAATATGTCGGTATGGAGCCGCTAATGTCGAGCGGCGAACGTTCCGGCGTTCCCCATGGCACCTGGCGCCGGCGGATCATCGGCCCCGGCGATCCCGTCTTCCTCGAACTGGCTGCCTGCCACGACCGCTATCATGCCACCCTCATGCGTAGCGCCTGGATCGGCAGACCAGACGATGTGGCACTGCGCATGATGGACTGCTGCATCGAGGCGCTCGATGCGGCGCTTGCGGCACTGCGCCCCGGAAAGACGTGCGCCGAGGTCCACGAGGCCTGCCAGGGCGTGATCGATCGCTACGGCTACACCGAGAACTTCAAGAAGCGCACGGGCTACAGCATCGGCATTTCCTTCGCGCCGGATTGGGGAGAGGGAAATGTGTTGAGTCTTTATTCGGGCATCGACGTGCCGATCGAGAAGGGGATGGTCTTCCATTTGCCCCCAGCCCTGCGGATCTACGGGAAATTCACGGTCGGCGTCAGCGCCACCGCGGTCGTCGAGGATGAGGGGTGCCGCGAACTCAGCGGTCTTTCGCGCGACATGCTGATCGTTTGA
- a CDS encoding dihydrodipicolinate synthase family protein, with protein MRDRDEVRARVRGLFNITVTPFGAEGDMLLDALAEAIERAIGFGYDGILIGGTYGEFAVQTVEERALLFRRAMEVVGDRVPVLLCTAHSDQRVVEELTELAAGLGGLAMVTPPYVSEVTDGHVVEFFRRLTRHSPLGVMIYNAPGVGPTLPPALLEQLADLDGIVALKQGDLSPTVVDRIAANLVGRIRVLAASDLAMLAPLAAGFDGLSSTNSCALPELIREIYDGMADGDARRAGQLHRGWYPYRALAREFGQPQTVKAAMQLRGWRGGSVRRPLPDLTAAERERLAAVMQSMPEGMSGLPASGRASQPVRTLPD; from the coding sequence ATGCGGGATCGAGATGAGGTGCGGGCGCGCGTTCGGGGTCTGTTCAATATCACGGTGACCCCGTTCGGGGCCGAAGGCGATATGCTCCTCGATGCGCTGGCCGAAGCGATCGAGCGGGCGATCGGTTTCGGTTACGATGGAATTCTCATTGGTGGGACCTATGGCGAGTTCGCGGTCCAGACGGTCGAGGAGCGCGCCCTCCTTTTCCGCCGCGCCATGGAGGTGGTCGGCGACCGTGTCCCGGTGTTGCTCTGCACCGCGCACTCCGATCAGCGGGTGGTCGAGGAGTTGACGGAACTGGCCGCAGGTTTGGGGGGGCTGGCGATGGTTACGCCCCCCTATGTGTCCGAGGTGACCGATGGCCATGTCGTCGAGTTTTTCCGACGCTTGACACGTCACTCGCCCCTCGGCGTCATGATATACAACGCGCCCGGCGTCGGCCCGACCCTGCCGCCCGCCCTCCTCGAGCAACTCGCCGACCTCGACGGTATCGTCGCGCTGAAGCAGGGCGATCTGTCACCGACCGTGGTAGATCGCATCGCCGCCAACCTCGTCGGCCGGATCAGGGTGCTGGCCGCTTCGGACCTCGCCATGCTGGCCCCGCTCGCAGCCGGCTTCGACGGCCTGAGTTCCACCAACAGCTGCGCGCTGCCGGAACTCATTAGGGAAATTTATGATGGCATGGCCGACGGCGACGCGCGCCGCGCCGGCCAATTGCATCGCGGCTGGTATCCCTACCGGGCTCTCGCCAGGGAGTTCGGCCAGCCGCAGACCGTCAAGGCGGCGATGCAGTTGCGGGGCTGGCGCGGCGGGAGCGTTCGCCGACCGCTGCCCGATCTGACGGCGGCCGAGCGTGAACGGTTGGCGGCGGTGATGCAGAGCATGCCGGAAGGGATGTCGGGATTGCCCGCGAGCGGCCGAGCGAGCCAGCCGGTCCGAACCCTTCCCGACTAG
- a CDS encoding methyltransferase: MGRREGRARQRRDTTEGLGQLAWREVRNPHPPIEILDPDQLDAIHDTSMRVLSEIGIRVLEGEARSLLRAAGAMVDEASMMVRFDPGLVEEMVGWAPSEVTLHARNPARNVTLGGNRIVFSSVMCPSFANDLDRGRRAGTFDEMLDFVRVVQALNVVHQAGGGGFEPLDLPAETRHLDVAYAHAKLTDKTWKAWCNGRERARDAIAMAGLLMGWSEEEMARRPVLTAPINTNSPLQIDIPMAEGIIEMARVGQPLVITPFTMAGAMSPATEAGALVVQNSEALAGCVLAQAVRKGAPVVYGAFTTNVDMRSGSPAFGTPVFAKATWASGQLARRYGLPFRSSNNTAANLVDAQAAYESQMCLWSAITAHANIIFAAAGWLEGGLSGSFEKLILDAEMLQILVKTLEPIQVDEDTMGFAAIKEVGPGGHFFGSSHTLARYERAFYSPMLSDRRNYETWSEEGRESTAMMANRLWKQLLEEFEEPPLDVAVDEALRDYVARRKHEILGRSAA, encoded by the coding sequence ATGGGGCGCCGTGAAGGTCGGGCGCGTCAGCGCCGTGATACCACCGAGGGGCTGGGCCAGTTGGCGTGGCGCGAGGTGCGCAATCCCCACCCGCCAATCGAGATCCTCGACCCGGATCAATTGGACGCCATCCACGACACCTCGATGCGTGTCCTTTCCGAGATCGGCATCAGGGTGCTCGAGGGCGAAGCCCGCAGCCTCCTGCGCGCGGCCGGAGCGATGGTGGACGAAGCCAGTATGATGGTCCGCTTCGATCCCGGCCTTGTCGAAGAGATGGTCGGCTGGGCGCCGTCCGAGGTGACGTTGCACGCCCGCAATCCCGCCCGCAACGTGACGCTCGGGGGCAACCGGATCGTCTTTTCTTCCGTGATGTGCCCGTCGTTCGCCAATGATCTCGATCGCGGCCGACGGGCCGGGACCTTCGATGAAATGCTCGATTTCGTGCGCGTCGTGCAGGCCCTCAACGTGGTGCACCAGGCAGGCGGCGGCGGCTTCGAGCCACTCGACCTGCCGGCCGAGACCAGGCATCTCGATGTCGCCTACGCCCACGCCAAGCTGACCGACAAGACCTGGAAGGCCTGGTGCAACGGACGCGAGCGGGCGCGCGATGCCATCGCCATGGCCGGCCTGCTGATGGGCTGGAGCGAGGAGGAGATGGCGCGGCGCCCAGTGCTGACCGCCCCGATCAACACCAACTCGCCTTTGCAGATCGACATCCCAATGGCCGAGGGCATCATCGAGATGGCGCGGGTCGGGCAGCCCCTCGTCATCACGCCGTTCACGATGGCAGGCGCCATGAGCCCGGCCACCGAGGCCGGTGCACTCGTCGTGCAGAACTCCGAGGCGCTCGCGGGCTGCGTCCTGGCGCAGGCGGTGCGCAAGGGCGCGCCCGTCGTCTACGGCGCTTTCACCACCAATGTCGACATGCGTTCGGGCTCGCCCGCCTTCGGCACGCCGGTATTCGCCAAGGCGACCTGGGCGTCCGGACAACTGGCACGCCGCTATGGCCTGCCGTTCCGCTCGTCCAACAACACGGCCGCCAATCTGGTGGACGCACAGGCCGCCTACGAAAGCCAGATGTGTCTCTGGAGCGCGATCACGGCGCACGCCAACATCATTTTCGCGGCCGCCGGCTGGTTGGAAGGCGGGCTCTCGGGCTCGTTCGAGAAGCTGATCCTCGATGCCGAGATGCTGCAGATCCTGGTCAAGACCCTGGAACCCATCCAGGTGGACGAGGACACCATGGGATTCGCCGCGATCAAGGAGGTCGGCCCGGGCGGGCATTTCTTCGGTTCGTCACACACGCTCGCGCGCTACGAGCGCGCCTTCTACAGCCCGATGCTCAGTGATCGTCGGAATTACGAGACCTGGAGCGAGGAGGGACGCGAGAGCACGGCCATGATGGCCAACAGGCTCTGGAAGCAGTTGCTCGAGGAGTTCGAGGAGCCGCCGCTCGATGTCGCCGTCGACGAGGCGTTGCGTGACTACGTGGCGCGCCGCAAGCACGAGATCCTCGGACGCAGCGCGGCCTGA
- a CDS encoding ABC transporter permease subunit — MRQLIGPVPRRLLAGVATLFLVSIIVFVGTEILPGDLADAILGQQATPEAVAALREQLGLDRPAYQRYLDWLGGVLTGDLGRSLASGREVSELISGRLERSLLLAAVAAAIAIPLSIGLGLLAALYEDRPADKGISIVTLALVSAPDFLIGYLLLSVLAVQFGWFPALSRLTDTMSLGQQLHAIALPCLTLSLVVTAHTMRLTRTAVLSVMNQPYVEMAELKGASRRRVILHHALPNALSPIISIVMLTLAYLVVGIVVVEAVFNYSGMGRLMVDAVAKRDMPIVQACGLIFASIYVVLNMLADVFAILTNPRRRRPK; from the coding sequence ATGAGGCAACTCATCGGACCGGTGCCGCGAAGGCTGCTGGCGGGCGTGGCGACGCTGTTCCTCGTCTCCATCATCGTCTTCGTCGGCACCGAGATCCTGCCGGGCGATCTTGCCGATGCGATCCTCGGCCAGCAGGCGACACCGGAGGCGGTGGCGGCGCTGCGCGAGCAGCTCGGCCTCGACCGGCCGGCCTACCAGCGGTATCTCGACTGGCTCGGCGGGGTCCTCACCGGTGACCTCGGGCGCTCGCTGGCCAGCGGGCGCGAAGTCTCGGAGCTGATCTCGGGGCGGCTCGAGCGCTCGCTGCTGCTGGCGGCGGTCGCGGCGGCCATCGCCATTCCCCTCTCGATCGGGCTCGGGCTGCTGGCCGCCCTCTATGAGGACCGGCCGGCCGACAAGGGGATCTCGATCGTCACGCTGGCACTCGTCTCGGCGCCCGACTTCCTCATCGGCTACCTGCTGCTCTCGGTGCTGGCGGTGCAGTTCGGCTGGTTTCCCGCGCTCTCGCGGCTGACGGACACGATGAGCCTTGGCCAGCAGTTGCACGCCATCGCCCTGCCGTGCCTCACGCTGTCGCTCGTCGTCACGGCGCACACGATGCGCCTCACGCGCACCGCGGTGCTCTCGGTCATGAACCAACCCTACGTGGAGATGGCCGAACTCAAGGGCGCGAGCCGACGGCGGGTCATCCTCCATCACGCGCTGCCGAACGCGCTCTCGCCGATCATCAGCATCGTGATGCTGACGCTCGCCTATCTCGTCGTCGGCATCGTGGTCGTGGAGGCGGTCTTCAACTACTCGGGCATGGGGCGTCTGATGGTCGATGCCGTGGCAAAGCGCGACATGCCGATCGTGCAAGCCTGCGGGCTCATCTTCGCCTCCATCTACGTCGTCCTCAACATGCTCGCCGACGTCTTTGCCATTCTGACGAACCCGCGCCGGAGGCGGCCCAAATGA
- a CDS encoding ABC transporter permease subunit has product MRRLWRQFDRSARIGGTIVVTFLAVAFLGPMLSPYGEFEIVGSVWEGPSARHWLGTDSVGRDMLTRILAGGQLTAIVSFLATTGAFLIGCPLGIAAAVLGGWFDVIASRLVDALMAFPTLILALIVLSALGTSLPVLVLVMAALASTVVFRLTRAVAADIVAMDYVEVARLRGEGMGWFLLREVLPNAAPTLIAEFGLRFVFAAITISSLSFLGLGVQPPYADLGGMVKENALAITFGRWAPIMPALALAILAVGVNLVVDGLLKRNANLDIRQ; this is encoded by the coding sequence ATGAGGAGGCTCTGGCGCCAGTTCGATCGCTCGGCCCGGATCGGCGGAACGATCGTGGTCACCTTCCTGGCGGTCGCATTCCTCGGGCCAATGCTCTCGCCCTATGGCGAGTTCGAGATCGTCGGCTCGGTCTGGGAGGGGCCGAGCGCGCGACACTGGCTCGGCACCGACAGCGTCGGGCGCGATATGCTGACGCGGATCCTGGCCGGGGGCCAGCTGACGGCGATCGTCTCGTTCCTTGCGACCACTGGCGCCTTCCTGATCGGCTGCCCGCTCGGCATCGCGGCGGCCGTGCTCGGGGGCTGGTTCGACGTGATCGCGAGCCGCCTCGTCGATGCACTGATGGCATTCCCGACCCTCATCCTCGCGTTGATCGTGCTCTCGGCGCTCGGGACGAGCCTGCCCGTGCTGGTGCTGGTCATGGCCGCGCTCGCCTCGACGGTGGTGTTCCGCCTGACGCGAGCGGTCGCGGCCGACATCGTGGCGATGGACTACGTGGAGGTCGCACGGCTCCGGGGCGAGGGGATGGGCTGGTTCCTGCTGCGCGAAGTGCTGCCGAACGCGGCGCCGACCCTCATCGCGGAGTTCGGCCTCAGGTTCGTCTTCGCGGCCATCACGATTTCCTCCCTTTCATTCCTCGGTCTCGGCGTTCAACCGCCCTATGCCGATCTCGGCGGCATGGTGAAGGAGAACGCGCTCGCCATCACATTCGGGCGTTGGGCGCCGATCATGCCGGCGTTGGCCCTCGCCATTCTCGCGGTCGGCGTCAATCTGGTCGTCGATGGGCTCCTCAAGCGCAACGCCAACCTCGATATCCGCCAATGA
- a CDS encoding nickel ABC transporter ATP-binding protein NikE produces the protein MSEPLLEIRRLVVEALTRDADGGAHWRPILKGVDLAVAKGEVVGLIGESGAGKSTLGIAAMGYTRRGCRFAGGKVRFGGRDVLTAGDDVLRGLRGRKVAYVAQSAAAAFNPAHQLLDQVLEVTRIHGGLERKAATARALTLFERLGLPDPARFGERYPHEVSGGQLQRAMTAMALAGEPDLVVFDEPTTALDVTTQIDVLAIVKDVIRDLGTAAIYISHDLAVVVQIADRIKVMRHGAEVEEQPTAKLLEQPREGYTRELLSARRHSRPEARASVGPLLVEARGVTAGYGRLDVLHDVGFSLRSGANLAVVGESGSGKSTLARVLMGLLRPRVGTVLYKGEVVAARLGERPRDLKRRMQLIHQQPDMALNPRQTVEEIVGRPARLFHGLTAGALAQRVRELLAMVDLPVEIAHRYPGQLSGGQKQRVCIARAIAADPELIICDEVTSALDPLVAGEIIRLLMRLQERIGVSYIFITHDIDLARGIADDVLVMRHGRVVEHGPREVIFSPPFADYTHLLVTSTPEMRPGWLEDVQRERRMASAGH, from the coding sequence ATGAGCGAACCGCTGCTGGAGATCAGGAGGCTCGTCGTCGAGGCGCTGACGCGGGATGCGGACGGCGGCGCGCACTGGCGCCCGATCCTCAAGGGTGTCGATCTTGCCGTCGCAAAGGGGGAAGTCGTCGGCCTCATCGGGGAGAGTGGCGCGGGCAAGTCGACGCTCGGTATCGCGGCGATGGGCTATACCCGGCGCGGCTGCCGCTTTGCCGGGGGAAAGGTGCGGTTCGGCGGGCGCGACGTGCTGACGGCCGGCGACGACGTCCTGCGGGGCCTGCGGGGGCGAAAAGTCGCCTATGTCGCCCAGAGCGCCGCTGCGGCCTTCAACCCCGCCCACCAGTTGCTCGACCAGGTGCTCGAGGTCACGCGCATCCATGGCGGCCTCGAGCGCAAGGCCGCGACGGCGCGCGCGCTGACGCTCTTCGAGCGGCTCGGGCTGCCCGATCCCGCGCGCTTCGGGGAGCGCTACCCGCACGAGGTCTCCGGAGGACAATTGCAGCGCGCCATGACCGCCATGGCGCTCGCCGGCGAGCCGGACCTCGTCGTCTTCGACGAACCGACCACCGCGCTCGACGTGACCACCCAGATCGACGTGCTCGCCATCGTCAAGGATGTGATCCGCGATCTCGGAACCGCGGCCATCTACATCAGCCACGATCTCGCGGTGGTCGTGCAGATCGCGGACCGCATCAAGGTCATGCGTCACGGGGCCGAAGTCGAGGAGCAGCCGACCGCGAAACTGCTCGAGCAACCGCGCGAGGGCTACACGCGCGAACTCCTCTCGGCGCGCCGGCACTCGCGCCCCGAGGCACGGGCAAGCGTCGGCCCGCTGCTCGTGGAAGCGCGCGGCGTCACCGCCGGCTATGGCCGTCTCGACGTGCTCCACGATGTCGGTTTCTCGCTGCGCTCGGGAGCAAATCTCGCGGTCGTCGGGGAGTCGGGGAGCGGGAAATCGACCCTCGCGCGCGTGCTGATGGGGCTGCTCAGACCTCGCGTCGGGACCGTGCTCTACAAGGGCGAGGTCGTTGCCGCCCGCCTCGGCGAGCGACCCCGCGATCTCAAGCGCCGGATGCAGCTGATCCATCAACAGCCGGACATGGCCTTGAACCCGCGCCAGACGGTGGAGGAGATCGTCGGCCGGCCGGCGCGCCTCTTCCACGGGCTCACGGCGGGCGCGCTCGCCCAGCGCGTGCGCGAACTGTTGGCCATGGTCGATCTTCCTGTCGAGATCGCGCACCGCTATCCGGGCCAGCTCTCGGGCGGTCAGAAGCAGCGCGTCTGCATCGCCCGCGCGATCGCGGCCGATCCAGAACTGATCATCTGCGACGAGGTGACCTCGGCGCTCGACCCGCTCGTGGCTGGAGAAATCATTCGCCTCCTGATGCGACTGCAGGAGCGGATCGGGGTGTCCTACATCTTCATCACCCACGACATCGATCTCGCGCGTGGCATTGCCGACGATGTGCTCGTCATGCGGCATGGCCGGGTCGTCGAGCATGGTCCGCGCGAGGTTATCTTTTCGCCTCCCTTTGCCGACTACACGCACCTGCTGGTCACCTCGACGCCCGAGATGCGGCCGGGCTGGTTGGAGGACGTGCAGCGCGAACGCCGGATGGCGTCAGCGGGGCACTAG